A window from Drosophila subobscura isolate 14011-0131.10 chromosome O, UCBerk_Dsub_1.0, whole genome shotgun sequence encodes these proteins:
- the LOC117898463 gene encoding aminoacylase-1-like, with protein MSLQQWENNQEIAIFREYLRIPTVQPDVDYTACVEFLRRQAGSLNLPVDVVYPALPSKPAVIIKWLGKQPELPSIVLNSHMDVVPVFPDEWTHDPFSAHMDNEGRIYARGSQDMKSVGTQYLGAIRALKASGYQPKRTVYLTYVPDEEVGGDLGMRELVKSDYFKNMKVGFSLDEGISSEDETYSVFYAERTLWYLRLKFSGSAGHGSLLLPNTAGEKFNYVLNKIMEYRKSQVQRLADDSSLDIGDVTAVNLTQLRGGVQSNVVPPLLEAVFDIRIALSVDVVEFERQIRDWCQEAGGGIELDFEMKCPYVEPTKIDASNPFWLPFKVALEELGLKTRVRVFPAGTDSFFIREVGIPALGFSPINHTPVLLHNHDEYLRADTYLHGIEVYKKLIPAVADV; from the exons ATGAGCTTGCAGCAATGGGAAAACAACCAGGAGATTGCAATTTTTCGGGAATACTTAAGAATTCCAACCGTGCAGCCCGATGTGGATTATA CTGCGTGTGTGGAGTTCCTAAGGCGTCAGGCGGGAAGCCTGAATCTGCCAGTTGATGTGGTTTATCCTGCACTTCCCTCGAAGCCTGCGGTGATCATCAAGTGGCTGGGGAAGCAGCCGGAACTCCCTTCGATCGTTCTGAACTCGCACATGGACGTGGTACCCGTATTTCCCGATGAGTGGACTCATGACCCCTTCAGTGCTCACATGGACAACGAAGGTAGGATTTATGCACGCGGCTCGCAGGACATGAAGTCAGTGGGAACTCAATATCTGGGCGCCATTCGAGCTCTCAAGGCCAGCGGCTACCAGCCCAAGCGGACTGTCTACCTCACCTATGTACCAGACGAGGAAGTTGGCGGAGATCTGGGCATGCGTGAGCTGGTGAAGAGTGACTACTTCAAGAACATGAAAGTGGGCTTTAGCCTCGACGAGGGAATCTCAAGCGAGGATGAAACCTACTCGGTGTTCTACGCTGAGCGCACGCTGTGGT ATCTTAGATTAAAGTTCAGTGGCTCGGCTGGGCACGGATCCCTGCTGCTTCCCAATACGGCCGGCGAAAAGTTTAATTACGTTTTGAACAAGATTATGGAATACCGCAAATCGCAAGTCCAACGACTGGCTGACGATTCATCCCTTGATATTGGCGATGTGACCGCCGTGAACCTAACTCAGCTGAGGGGAGGCGTCCAAAGCAATGTGGTCCCTCCGCTGCTGGAGGCGGTCTTTGACATTCGCATCGCTCTCTCCGTCGATGTGGTTGAATTTGAGAGGCAGATACGCGACTGGTGCCAAGAGGCTGGTGGCGGCATTGAACTAGACTTCGAGATGAAGTGTCCATATGTGGAGCCAACAAAGATAGATGCCTCGAATCCCTTCTGGTTGCCCTTCAAGGTGGCCCTAGAAGAGCT TGGTCTCAAAACACGCGTCAGGGTCTTTCCTGCTGGCACTGACAGTTTCTTCATTCGAGAGGTAGGAATTCCTGCTCTCGGCTTCTCGCCCATCAACCACACGCCCGTGCTGCTGCACAATCACGATGAATATCTGCGAGCGGATACCTATTTGCATGGCATTGAGGTGTACAAGAAACTTATTCCAGCTGTGGCCGATGTCTAG